In Arthrobacter sp. B3I4, the following proteins share a genomic window:
- a CDS encoding DUF58 domain-containing protein, whose protein sequence is MGLLDRVPKQIFSSRGWGLLAAGAVSLLAAQVMGRRDLLVLALLLLFLPLLALAGTRVLKPRFRVYREFNPSPVETSATTTVRLAVARTGPGSGQALMEEQLPSRFGQSPVFRFPARAVTAGSSRYEYQLRSAKRGQFLIGPVTAEFSDPFGLSVHRHAIDAGDVLTVTPAAVELPATGLAGARGHDGVTATRIRANPSDDDVMTREYRHGDPMRRVHWAATARHGSLMVRQEESVTTPEATVILDHRFLAYSHAGGYVSSGGTAADGQDLVTSDEFEWAVTAGMSISAHLAERSYALRCLDPAGEPAFLHSPSAPHPEADEYVGAGGLQSIAESLAAIQLTGPHHPSADTGPQSFDDRLMDKLSAHRLRGPLLAILGRLTAAEAQALAPAAAFGANAFALVVTDRAADTGPVLDILRRGGWRAVAASPATPLPAAWSAFDSGGTPALGAAADARRGAGARR, encoded by the coding sequence GTGGGGCTACTGGACCGGGTTCCGAAGCAGATCTTCAGCTCACGCGGCTGGGGTCTGCTGGCAGCGGGTGCAGTGTCCCTGCTGGCGGCGCAGGTCATGGGCCGGCGCGACCTGCTGGTCCTGGCCCTGCTCCTGCTGTTCCTGCCTTTGCTGGCCCTCGCCGGGACGCGGGTGCTGAAACCACGGTTCCGGGTTTACCGCGAGTTCAACCCGTCACCGGTCGAAACCTCCGCCACGACGACGGTCCGGCTGGCGGTGGCCCGCACCGGCCCGGGATCCGGCCAGGCGCTGATGGAGGAGCAGCTCCCGTCCCGCTTTGGGCAGTCCCCGGTCTTCCGCTTCCCGGCACGGGCCGTTACCGCCGGCTCCAGCCGCTACGAGTACCAGCTGCGGAGCGCCAAACGCGGCCAGTTCCTGATCGGTCCCGTCACCGCTGAGTTCTCCGACCCTTTCGGGCTCTCCGTCCACCGGCACGCAATCGACGCCGGGGACGTCCTTACAGTAACCCCGGCCGCCGTCGAACTTCCGGCCACCGGGCTGGCCGGCGCACGCGGCCACGACGGCGTGACCGCGACGCGGATCCGCGCGAACCCCAGCGACGACGACGTCATGACCCGGGAATACCGGCACGGCGATCCGATGCGCCGGGTGCACTGGGCGGCGACGGCGCGGCACGGCTCACTTATGGTGCGGCAGGAGGAATCCGTCACGACTCCCGAGGCCACGGTGATTCTGGATCACCGTTTCCTGGCGTACTCCCACGCCGGCGGCTACGTCTCCAGCGGCGGCACCGCCGCGGACGGGCAAGACCTGGTGACCAGCGACGAATTCGAGTGGGCAGTCACCGCCGGAATGTCCATCAGCGCCCACCTCGCCGAGCGAAGCTACGCCCTCCGCTGCCTGGACCCGGCGGGCGAACCGGCCTTCCTGCATTCACCCTCGGCACCCCACCCGGAAGCCGACGAATACGTCGGCGCCGGAGGCCTGCAGTCCATAGCGGAAAGCCTGGCCGCCATCCAGCTCACCGGGCCACACCACCCATCCGCCGACACCGGCCCGCAGTCCTTTGACGACCGGTTAATGGACAAGCTCTCAGCCCACCGGCTGCGCGGGCCGCTCCTTGCCATCCTCGGCCGGCTCACGGCCGCGGAGGCGCAGGCCCTTGCCCCGGCGGCGGCCTTCGGCGCGAACGCCTTCGCGCTGGTCGTCACCGACCGCGCGGCTGACACCGGCCCGGTGCTGGACATCCTGCGCCGTGGCGGCTGGCGGGCGGTGGCCGCTTCCCCGGCGACACCGCTGCCGGCGGCTTGGTCGGCGTTTGATTCCGGCGGAACCCCGGCGCTCGGGGCAGCGGCCGACGCGCGGCGCGGGGCGGGGGCACGGCGATGA
- a CDS encoding DUF3488 and transglutaminase-like domain-containing protein, translating into MTLTPQRSAASGTASDGGERAVPDETGRRKPAGVEPWAMGLAVALAVAGAALGLNGVLRGWAWYPAVLTTVLTVALAMAALRALRLPGVLVAAGGFVALALVLTSTFFRQHSIAGFIPSDDTVAQLPRYLQRARETVLGESTPVAPNAGIVLLICGVLGLLVILIDTLCLPLALPATSGLGILAILVVPAMVKPQSVGWLGFTGAAVGYLSILACSHWFHPGSGLRADTARSPGQLKRAGLTGAMALALTLLLQLAIPGFDQGTFPQGSRLNPWGTTTGLNPMISLGNSLRSPSGNGRITYATNAPAAPYLRSVTVDSFDGDSWSPDDRDAGRRLGTGKMDPGPDAAVEEQVRVLTAVNTGQFTSPYLPVPYAPESVSGLAGRWSWDPATLSIKGVDANSRNQQYLVASIAPKLTPAVLAARPSGPVRGVSETFTRVPANVPQIVRQTADTVTAGTSTAYAKAMAIQKYLRSTEFSYSLQSPVQGGYDGNGLSVLADFLAQKSGYCIHFASAMAVMARLEGIPSRIAVGYAPGRPTGATVSVAGQGALPEYEVDARDAHAWPELYFQGVGWVAFEPTPSRGVVPAYAAEPAAPSGASTNESNDGLIPSDTGAATTAPAPVPLPLPAAQGGAGTGNLLVPLLLAAGGLLLLVLLVASPALARRRLRRQRLRAAAGPGGAVPAWAELQDLATDYGVPPRNSESPRHFAARLRRSPVFGDAGGADAPAHAAVAALTADFERERYGRPGSGYPAGVSPAGTSADGASGSAAAAAGTAAGADGADGVTASGAGPDGVMPDTVALDRIASVRGTLQAHAGWWARLRAGWLPPSLLARWRRGASAPLGALAVPAGRARNSAAATWSRFRGAVRRLRRG; encoded by the coding sequence ATGACACTTACCCCGCAACGCAGCGCGGCGTCCGGGACCGCGTCCGACGGCGGAGAGCGCGCAGTTCCGGACGAAACAGGCCGGCGGAAACCGGCCGGCGTCGAGCCGTGGGCGATGGGGCTCGCCGTCGCGCTCGCAGTCGCCGGGGCCGCACTGGGGCTGAACGGCGTGCTGCGCGGCTGGGCCTGGTATCCGGCCGTGCTCACCACCGTCCTGACCGTCGCCCTGGCGATGGCCGCGTTGCGGGCCCTGCGGCTGCCCGGCGTTCTGGTCGCCGCCGGCGGCTTCGTGGCGTTGGCCCTGGTGCTGACCTCCACCTTCTTCCGGCAACACAGCATCGCCGGCTTCATCCCGTCCGACGACACGGTCGCGCAACTGCCGCGGTACCTGCAGCGCGCCCGCGAAACCGTCCTGGGCGAGAGCACCCCGGTGGCGCCGAATGCCGGCATCGTACTGTTGATCTGCGGCGTGCTCGGCCTGCTGGTGATCTTGATCGACACTCTTTGCCTTCCACTGGCGCTGCCGGCGACGAGCGGGCTGGGGATCCTGGCGATCCTGGTAGTCCCGGCCATGGTCAAGCCGCAAAGCGTCGGCTGGCTGGGCTTCACCGGGGCCGCCGTCGGCTACCTCTCAATCCTGGCCTGCAGCCATTGGTTCCACCCCGGGTCCGGTCTGCGGGCGGACACAGCGCGCAGCCCGGGGCAGCTCAAACGCGCCGGACTGACCGGGGCCATGGCGCTGGCCCTGACGCTGCTGCTCCAGCTCGCCATTCCCGGCTTTGACCAGGGCACCTTCCCGCAGGGCTCCCGGCTGAACCCCTGGGGCACGACAACCGGGCTGAACCCGATGATCAGCCTCGGCAACAGCCTGCGCAGCCCCAGCGGAAACGGCCGGATCACCTACGCCACCAACGCCCCGGCGGCGCCCTATTTGCGGTCAGTGACCGTGGACAGCTTCGACGGCGACTCATGGTCACCGGACGACCGTGACGCCGGCCGCCGGCTGGGGACCGGAAAGATGGACCCGGGGCCCGACGCTGCTGTCGAGGAGCAGGTCCGGGTGCTCACAGCAGTCAACACCGGCCAGTTCACCAGCCCCTACCTCCCGGTCCCGTACGCGCCCGAATCGGTCAGCGGACTGGCGGGCCGGTGGAGCTGGGATCCGGCCACGCTGAGCATCAAGGGCGTCGACGCGAACTCCCGGAACCAGCAGTACCTGGTGGCCTCTATCGCGCCGAAGCTGACTCCGGCGGTGCTGGCCGCCCGGCCTTCCGGTCCGGTGCGCGGCGTGTCCGAAACGTTCACCCGGGTCCCGGCCAATGTCCCGCAGATCGTCCGCCAGACAGCGGACACCGTCACCGCCGGAACCAGCACCGCGTACGCCAAAGCCATGGCGATCCAGAAATACCTGCGCTCCACGGAATTCAGCTACTCGCTCCAGTCCCCGGTCCAGGGCGGCTATGACGGCAACGGCCTTTCGGTGCTGGCGGACTTCCTAGCCCAGAAGAGCGGCTACTGCATCCACTTTGCCTCCGCAATGGCGGTGATGGCACGCCTGGAAGGGATCCCCAGCCGGATCGCCGTCGGCTACGCGCCCGGCCGTCCCACCGGAGCCACCGTGTCGGTCGCGGGCCAGGGGGCGCTTCCGGAGTACGAGGTCGATGCCCGCGATGCGCATGCCTGGCCCGAACTTTACTTCCAGGGCGTCGGCTGGGTGGCGTTCGAACCGACGCCCTCCCGCGGCGTCGTTCCTGCCTACGCCGCGGAGCCGGCCGCGCCCAGCGGGGCGAGCACCAACGAGAGCAACGACGGCCTGATCCCGTCCGACACCGGTGCGGCTACCACGGCGCCCGCACCGGTCCCGCTGCCGCTGCCTGCAGCCCAGGGCGGAGCCGGCACCGGCAACCTGCTGGTTCCGCTGCTCCTAGCCGCCGGCGGTCTGCTGCTGCTCGTACTGCTGGTGGCGAGCCCGGCGCTGGCACGCCGCCGGCTCCGCAGGCAACGGCTTAGGGCGGCCGCCGGACCCGGCGGGGCCGTGCCGGCCTGGGCAGAACTGCAGGATCTGGCCACCGACTACGGGGTCCCGCCACGCAACAGCGAATCCCCGCGGCACTTCGCCGCACGGCTGCGCAGGTCCCCGGTGTTCGGCGATGCGGGCGGAGCCGACGCACCGGCGCATGCCGCCGTCGCCGCCCTGACCGCCGACTTCGAGCGCGAGCGGTACGGCCGCCCGGGGTCCGGCTACCCCGCCGGGGTCTCCCCCGCCGGAACATCTGCCGACGGAGCCAGCGGGTCCGCCGCCGCTGCCGCCGGAACAGCGGCCGGCGCCGATGGAGCCGACGGAGTCACGGCCAGCGGAGCCGGACCCGACGGGGTCATGCCGGACACGGTCGCGCTGGACAGGATTGCCTCGGTCAGGGGAACGCTGCAGGCCCACGCGGGGTGGTGGGCGCGGCTCCGCGCCGGCTGGCTGCCGCCCTCCCTCTTGGCACGATGGCGCCGCGGGGCTTCGGCACCGTTGGGTGCACTCGCCGTCCCGGCGGGCCGTGCACGCAACAGCGCCGCGGCAACCTGGTCCAGGTTCCGCGGCGCCGTCCGCAGGCTTCGCCGCGGCTAG
- a CDS encoding NAD-dependent succinate-semialdehyde dehydrogenase gives MTVTAQPTVTAEREAALLASVPTGLLIDGQWRPAASGKTFDVEDPATGKVLLSIADAGPEDGAAALDAAAAAQESWAKVPPRERGEILRRAFDMVTERAEDFALLMTLEMGKPLAEAHGEVTYGAEFLRWFSEEAVRAFGRYSVSPDGKSRLLVAKKPVGPCLLITPWNFPLAMATRKIAPAVAAGCTMVLKSANLTPLTSQLFAAVMLEAGLPAGVLNVIPTSTAGATTGPLIKDSRLRKLSFTGSTEVGRRLLADASENVLRTSMELGGNAPFVVFEDADVDAAVTGAMLAKLRNMGEACTAANRFIVHESVADEFAEKFAAKMKDMTTARGTEAESKVGPLIDGKSRDKVHELVTDAVSAGAVTVLGGAAVEGPGYFYQPTILKGVGEGARILSEEIFGPVAPIITFGTEDEAVRLANNTEYGLVAYVFTKDLNRGLRMGERLETGMLGLNAGVVSNAAAPFGGVKQSGLGREGGLEGIEEYLYTQYIGIADPYADQQPVG, from the coding sequence GTGACTGTAACTGCCCAGCCCACCGTTACCGCGGAGCGTGAGGCCGCACTGCTGGCCTCGGTGCCGACCGGCCTGCTGATCGACGGACAGTGGCGTCCGGCCGCTTCCGGAAAGACCTTCGACGTCGAAGATCCCGCCACCGGCAAGGTGCTGCTCAGCATCGCCGACGCCGGACCCGAGGACGGCGCCGCCGCCCTGGACGCCGCCGCCGCCGCGCAGGAGTCCTGGGCCAAGGTCCCGCCGCGGGAACGCGGGGAGATCCTGCGCCGCGCCTTCGACATGGTCACGGAACGGGCGGAGGACTTCGCGCTGCTGATGACCTTGGAGATGGGCAAGCCGCTGGCCGAAGCCCACGGCGAGGTCACCTACGGCGCCGAGTTCCTGCGCTGGTTCTCCGAGGAAGCGGTCCGCGCGTTCGGCCGCTACTCGGTCTCGCCGGACGGCAAGTCCCGGCTCCTGGTAGCCAAGAAGCCGGTAGGACCCTGCCTGCTGATCACGCCGTGGAACTTCCCGCTGGCCATGGCCACCCGTAAAATCGCCCCCGCCGTCGCGGCCGGCTGCACCATGGTGCTCAAGTCCGCCAACCTGACGCCGTTGACCTCGCAGCTGTTCGCCGCCGTCATGCTCGAAGCCGGCCTGCCCGCCGGCGTGCTGAACGTCATCCCGACGTCCACCGCCGGTGCCACCACCGGCCCGCTGATCAAGGACTCACGGCTCCGCAAGCTCTCCTTCACCGGCTCTACCGAGGTGGGCCGCCGGCTGCTCGCCGACGCCTCCGAGAACGTGCTGCGGACCTCGATGGAACTCGGTGGCAATGCTCCCTTCGTGGTCTTCGAGGACGCCGACGTCGATGCCGCCGTCACCGGGGCGATGCTCGCGAAGCTGCGCAACATGGGCGAGGCCTGCACCGCGGCCAACCGGTTCATCGTGCACGAGTCCGTGGCCGACGAATTCGCGGAGAAGTTCGCTGCGAAGATGAAGGACATGACTACGGCCCGCGGGACCGAGGCGGAGTCCAAGGTCGGGCCGCTGATCGACGGCAAGAGCCGGGACAAGGTCCACGAACTGGTTACCGACGCCGTGTCCGCCGGTGCGGTCACCGTGCTCGGCGGCGCCGCCGTCGAGGGCCCGGGTTACTTCTACCAGCCGACCATCCTCAAGGGAGTCGGCGAGGGCGCGCGGATCCTGTCCGAGGAAATCTTCGGCCCCGTCGCCCCGATCATCACGTTCGGCACCGAGGACGAGGCGGTCCGGCTCGCGAACAACACCGAGTACGGCCTGGTGGCCTACGTCTTCACCAAGGACCTGAACCGGGGCCTGCGGATGGGCGAACGCCTCGAAACCGGCATGCTGGGCCTGAACGCCGGCGTGGTGTCCAACGCGGCCGCCCCGTTCGGCGGCGTCAAGCAATCGGGGCTGGGCCGCGAAGGCGGCCTCGAGGGCATTGAGGAATACCTCTACACGCAGTACATCGGCATCGCCGACCCCTACGCCGACCAGCAGCCGGTGGGCTAG
- the rsmI gene encoding 16S rRNA (cytidine(1402)-2'-O)-methyltransferase, which produces MVLAATPIGNVGDASARLIGLLETADIVAAEDTRRLHRLVQSLGITVSGRVISYHEHNEAAKTGELLEQVRSGKTLVMVTDAGMPSVSDPGFRLVEGAVAAGLTVTAVPGPSAVLTALALSGLPTDRFCFEGFLPRKAGERSSRLAELDAEQRTMVFFEAPHRLEPMLRALHERFGADRRAAICRELTKTYEEVIRGNLRELLEWAETSEVRGEIAVVVGGAPEREPGKPEDQVAAVNALIAQGIRLKEAVAAVAEDARVSKRELYSAVLAAR; this is translated from the coding sequence ATCGTGCTGGCAGCCACCCCGATCGGGAACGTCGGCGATGCCTCGGCGCGGCTGATCGGGCTACTGGAGACAGCGGACATCGTTGCCGCTGAAGACACCCGGCGGCTGCACCGGCTCGTGCAGAGCCTTGGCATCACCGTTTCCGGCCGGGTGATCAGCTATCACGAGCACAACGAGGCGGCCAAGACCGGTGAGCTTCTGGAACAGGTCCGTTCCGGCAAGACACTGGTCATGGTCACGGATGCGGGAATGCCGTCGGTGTCGGATCCAGGCTTCCGGCTGGTGGAAGGGGCCGTAGCTGCCGGGCTCACCGTCACGGCGGTCCCGGGACCTTCGGCCGTGCTGACGGCGCTCGCCCTGTCCGGGCTGCCCACAGACCGGTTCTGCTTCGAGGGGTTTCTGCCGCGCAAAGCCGGGGAGAGGTCCTCCCGGCTCGCCGAACTCGACGCCGAACAGCGCACCATGGTCTTCTTCGAAGCGCCGCACCGGCTGGAGCCGATGCTGCGCGCCCTGCACGAACGATTCGGCGCCGACCGCCGGGCTGCGATCTGCCGGGAACTGACCAAGACCTACGAAGAAGTCATCCGGGGCAACCTGCGTGAGCTTCTGGAGTGGGCTGAAACGAGCGAGGTCCGCGGCGAGATCGCCGTCGTGGTGGGCGGCGCGCCTGAACGCGAGCCCGGGAAACCGGAAGACCAGGTAGCCGCCGTGAACGCCCTCATCGCCCAGGGGATCCGGCTCAAGGAAGCTGTCGCCGCCGTCGCCGAGGACGCCCGGGTCAGCAAACGCGAGCTGTATTCCGCGGTGCTGGCCGCCCGCTGA